The following are encoded together in the Bradyrhizobium algeriense genome:
- a CDS encoding FecR family protein — MRAIPHVSRALATVFVLATASAAFAADGGDWTVSKSSGEVWLTGSGVQQAALREDVLKPGDTISTGRTGRVLLKRGDEMILVSPNSVVGVPAQKKEGLSTTIKQQAGSILLDVEKRNVKHFEVETPYLAAVVKGTQFRVTVNAGKTTVDVVRGQVEVADFKSGQIAQVMAGQHATAFANGKTGLSLGGSGALAPIEQGKPRAPSIERVPVPRGGFTAIRHATNGQGVQPLRHTSVQPAKHGVTRISSSIGEVRLNVHRATHGLARDGSAVHGGSRDAKNDTIWSQSDSAVANNSQGNAANGAASSSNAAASSVSTTIAASSGSDGGGNGKSNNGNSNGNGIGNGNGANGNGKGNGNGNGNGNGNGNGNGRGRN, encoded by the coding sequence ATGCGTGCGATCCCTCACGTCTCAAGAGCACTCGCGACCGTGTTCGTGCTGGCGACGGCTTCCGCCGCTTTCGCCGCTGACGGCGGCGACTGGACGGTCAGCAAGTCCTCGGGCGAGGTATGGCTCACGGGCAGCGGCGTGCAGCAAGCGGCGCTGAGAGAGGACGTGCTGAAGCCAGGGGACACCATCAGCACCGGCCGCACCGGGCGCGTGCTCCTGAAGCGCGGCGATGAAATGATCCTGGTTTCGCCGAATTCCGTGGTCGGCGTCCCCGCCCAGAAGAAGGAAGGACTCTCGACGACGATCAAGCAGCAGGCCGGCTCGATCCTGCTCGACGTCGAGAAGCGCAACGTCAAGCATTTCGAGGTCGAGACTCCCTACCTCGCGGCCGTGGTGAAGGGCACGCAATTCCGCGTCACCGTCAACGCGGGGAAGACCACCGTCGACGTGGTCCGCGGTCAGGTTGAAGTCGCAGATTTCAAGTCGGGCCAGATCGCCCAGGTGATGGCGGGCCAACATGCTACGGCGTTCGCCAACGGCAAGACCGGCCTCTCGCTGGGCGGCTCCGGCGCCCTCGCCCCGATCGAGCAAGGCAAGCCGCGCGCACCGTCGATCGAGCGCGTTCCGGTGCCGCGCGGAGGCTTTACCGCGATCCGCCACGCCACAAATGGACAGGGCGTCCAGCCATTGCGGCATACAAGCGTGCAGCCCGCAAAGCATGGCGTCACCCGGATCTCGTCATCGATCGGTGAAGTCCGGTTGAACGTCCACCGCGCCACGCACGGCCTCGCCCGTGACGGGTCGGCGGTGCATGGCGGATCGCGGGACGCCAAGAACGATACAATCTGGAGCCAGTCCGATTCAGCCGTGGCGAACAACAGCCAGGGCAATGCCGCCAATGGCGCAGCCAGCTCGAGCAACGCCGCGGCCTCCAGCGTCAGCACCACGATAGCCGCCTCCAGCGGGTCGGATGGTGGCGGCAATGGCAAGAGCAACAACGGCAATAGCAACGGCAACGGGATTGGGAATGGCAACGGGGCCAATGGTAACGGCAAGGGGAATGGGAACGGTAATGGCAACGGAAACGGTAATGGCAATGGTAACGGCCGGGGCAGGAACTAG